CCCGTAGGTATAAGGCTGGGGGAATTATTAGGGATAAAAGTTACCAAGCTGAATGATTGTGTTGGTTCTGAAGTTGAAAAAGAAGTAGACAAGTTGAAAATCGGCGAAGTATTACTTCTTGAAAATACGCGCTTTCATAAAGAAGAAGAAAAGAATGATGCAAACTTCTCTCAGTCTATGGCAAAGCTGGCAGATATTTATGTTAACGATGCTTTTGGAACTGCTCATCGCGCACACGCCTCAACAGTCGGAGTGGCAATGTTTGTCAACAAGGCTGCATGCGGCTTTCTGATGGAAAAGGAAATAAAAGCTTTAAGCAAGTTAACAGAGAATCCTGAGAGGCCTTTTACTCTCATTATGGGTGGGGCTAAACTTGCTGACAAAATACCGGTTATGGAAAGACTTATTGACAAAATAGATACTTTGCTGCTCGGAGGCGGGGTAGCATACACCTTTTGCAAGGCAAAAAACTGGACAGTTGGAAACTCTCTTGTAGATGAAAGCAAAATAGACGTTGCAAAAGAAATAATAACAAAAATGCGTAAAGCACGTGCGGAATTACATACCCCTTTAGACCATGTAATAGTTCAGGAAATCTCTGAAGATGCACAAACAATAATAACTGAAAGAGGAGCAGTTCCCGCAGGCTGGATAGGGGTTGATATAGGACCTCAGGCAATCGAAGAGTACAAAACTGAAATTGGGCTTTCAAAAACTGTTTTTTGGAATGGGCCGGTGGGCGTTTTTGAGATAGATAAATTTGCAAAGGGCACTATTGCTATTGCCAAAGAGCTTGCTAAAGTAGACGCATATACTGTCGTTGGAGGCGGAGATTCCATAGCAGCTGTAAATAAGGCAGGTGTGGCAGATAAGATCAGCCATATATCTACCGGCGGAGGCGCATCTCTTGAATATCTTGCAGGCATTGAGCTCCCGGGCATTGCTGCATTAACGGATAAATAATTTTATGTTTACGTTTATAAGTGTAATCCATATTATAGCCTGTGTAAGTCTGATTTTAATTGTTCTCCTTCAGGTGGGAAAAGGAGCAGATATTGCCAGTATGTTTGGCGGAGCAGGTACTCAATCTCTATTTGGAACAAGTTCTGAGACATTTATGACAAAGCTCACCACAGCAATGGCTATAATCTTTGTTCTCACGTCCATCTCCTTGAGCTTTATGTGGATTTCTCATTACAGCGGTACTTCCATAGTGAAAAAGGAAGGTATAAAGCAGGTAGAAGCTGAAGCTGTAAAAGAAGAAGCCGTTGATAAAGAAACAGAGAAGTAAGTTATAGAGATTATACTATGAAGAATATATTACCGCTTCTTGCGGTATTTTTTTTATTTATAAATACACACTCAATCTCTGGCGAACCTGCATATGGCGATGCAATAATTGCAGGCTCAATAGGGGATGCTTCAACGCTTATCCCAATACTGGCTTCAGACGGTGCTTCTCAGGATATTGTAGGGCTGGTATTTAATGGACTTCTTAAGTACGATAAGAACATAAAACTGGTTGGAGATCTGGCAGAATCATGGGAAGTCTCTTCTGATAAACTCACTATTACATTTCATTTGCGGAAAAACGTTAAATGGCACGATGGTTTTCCATTTACAGCTTCTGATGTGATGTTTACATATAAAAAGCTTACAGATCCAGATGTTCCTACTCCATATAGCGGCGACTTTGAACGAATAAAAAAAGCAGAAGTTGTTGCCCCTTATACATTCAAGGTAACCTACAAAGAGCCATTCTCTCCAGCCCTTGCCAGCTGGGGAATGTGGATTATGCCTGAGCATCTTCTAAAAGATAAGAATTTAATCAAGTGTAGTTTTGCGCGGCATCCAATAGGAACAGGACCATATAAGTTTAAAGAATGGAAAACCGGACAAAGAATTGTTCTTAAGGCAAACAACGACTACTTTGAAGGCAGACCATATATAGATAAGTATGTTTACCAGATAATTCCAGACGATGCGACAATGTTTCTTGAACTTAGCGCTGGGAATGTTGATTGGATGGGACTTAATCCTGTTCAATATACTTATCAGACTAATAAGACATGGTTTAAAACTGGTTTCAGCAAATATAAATATCCAAGCTTTGGTTATACCTATCTGGGTTACAACCTTAAAAACCCGTTATTTAAAAATAAACTTGTTAGACAGGCTTTAACATATGCAATTAATAAGACTGAGATTATCAAAGGAGTTTTATTAGGCTTAGGAGAGATCTCAACGGGTCCTTTTCCTCCTGAATCCTGGGCATACAACAAACATGTGAGAAGATACCCGTATAATCCGCTAAAGGCAAAAGAAATACTGAAACTGTGCGGGTGGGAGGACCATGACGGAGATGGCTGGATTGATAAAGATGGAAAAAAGTTCGAATTTGAGATTATAACAAATCAGGGGAATGCACAGAGAAAGAAATGCGCAGAAATTATACAGCAGAATCTCAGACTTGTTGGTATTAAGGTAGATATAAGAATAATTGAA
This region of bacterium genomic DNA includes:
- a CDS encoding phosphoglycerate kinase, translated to MSKLSLRDIEVKDKKVLMRVDFNVPLDGNCNITDDTRIKAALPSIKYLIEKRAKLILVSHLGRPKGNIIEKMRLTPVGIRLGELLGIKVTKLNDCVGSEVEKEVDKLKIGEVLLLENTRFHKEEEKNDANFSQSMAKLADIYVNDAFGTAHRAHASTVGVAMFVNKAACGFLMEKEIKALSKLTENPERPFTLIMGGAKLADKIPVMERLIDKIDTLLLGGGVAYTFCKAKNWTVGNSLVDESKIDVAKEIITKMRKARAELHTPLDHVIVQEISEDAQTIITERGAVPAGWIGVDIGPQAIEEYKTEIGLSKTVFWNGPVGVFEIDKFAKGTIAIAKELAKVDAYTVVGGGDSIAAVNKAGVADKISHISTGGGASLEYLAGIELPGIAALTDK
- the secG gene encoding preprotein translocase subunit SecG codes for the protein MFTFISVIHIIACVSLILIVLLQVGKGADIASMFGGAGTQSLFGTSSETFMTKLTTAMAIIFVLTSISLSFMWISHYSGTSIVKKEGIKQVEAEAVKEEAVDKETEK
- a CDS encoding peptide-binding protein, which translates into the protein MKNILPLLAVFFLFINTHSISGEPAYGDAIIAGSIGDASTLIPILASDGASQDIVGLVFNGLLKYDKNIKLVGDLAESWEVSSDKLTITFHLRKNVKWHDGFPFTASDVMFTYKKLTDPDVPTPYSGDFERIKKAEVVAPYTFKVTYKEPFSPALASWGMWIMPEHLLKDKNLIKCSFARHPIGTGPYKFKEWKTGQRIVLKANNDYFEGRPYIDKYVYQIIPDDATMFLELSAGNVDWMGLNPVQYTYQTNKTWFKTGFSKYKYPSFGYTYLGYNLKNPLFKNKLVRQALTYAINKTEIIKGVLLGLGEISTGPFPPESWAYNKHVRRYPYNPLKAKEILKLCGWEDHDGDGWIDKDGKKFEFEIITNQGNAQRKKCAEIIQQNLRLVGIKVDIRIIEWASFLNEFIYKKRFDTILLAWGLGRDPDSFDIWHSSKTKEKEFNFISYNNPEVDKLLDDGRKEFEIEKRRQIYHRIHEVLAEDQAYTFLYVPDSLPVVHTRFKGIEVSPIGIGYDFIKWYVPKHLQKYTQ